A region from the Paraurantiacibacter namhicola genome encodes:
- a CDS encoding OmpH family outer membrane protein: MKILLKSALAAGLALGTLAAPLATAPAVAQTRAPGVAIVNIPAVVANSAAYKQAEQQRPVTYKQFYDQAEQRRAAIGAQLQPLYTELQTLQQSANPDRNRMQQLSQQIQQIEANGQRELQQILAPVILSQAYVEEQINAQLSPAIKTAADKNGITLVISPDNVLYADSTYNLNQAVLTELDALLPSVQIVPPQGWLPAELREQQAQAQAQQQAAPAAAAPAASGR; the protein is encoded by the coding sequence ATGAAAATTCTCCTGAAGTCCGCATTGGCTGCCGGCCTTGCGCTCGGCACGCTTGCAGCACCTCTGGCAACTGCACCGGCAGTCGCACAGACGCGTGCGCCCGGCGTTGCCATCGTGAACATCCCGGCCGTGGTCGCAAACTCCGCCGCCTACAAGCAGGCCGAGCAGCAGCGTCCGGTCACTTACAAGCAGTTCTACGACCAGGCGGAACAGCGCCGCGCAGCCATTGGCGCGCAGCTCCAGCCGCTCTACACCGAACTGCAGACCCTGCAGCAGTCCGCCAATCCGGACCGCAACCGGATGCAGCAGCTGTCCCAGCAGATCCAGCAGATCGAGGCCAATGGCCAGCGCGAACTGCAGCAAATCCTGGCGCCGGTGATCCTGTCGCAGGCCTATGTCGAAGAGCAGATCAACGCCCAGCTTTCGCCCGCCATCAAGACGGCAGCCGACAAGAACGGCATCACGCTGGTCATCAGCCCGGACAATGTCCTCTACGCAGACAGCACGTACAATCTGAACCAGGCTGTGCTGACGGAACTCGACGCGCTCCTGCCGAGCGTGCAGATCGTTCCGCCGCAGGGCTGGCTGCCGGCCGAACTGCGCGAGCAGCAGGCACAGGCGCAGGCCCAGCAGCAGGCTGCTCCGGCAGCAGCTGCACCGGCCGCATCCGGCCGCTAA
- a CDS encoding metallophosphoesterase has translation MIHQPGQEQRPYRKRKRKLALAITLALAVGLAGKAWSDTMAVPEVVSVAFSTQLGSANLPVRIALLSDIHVAGPDMPPSRLRGIVKQVNALKPDLVLIAGDMVSEKRTATQLYSAQEAIEPLAELVAPLGVIAVPGNHDHWLDIGEVTEAFGKAGVSVLANDAVQAGPLAIAGVDDDFTGRADLERTLGAARGLSGPLIILTHSPDIFPQVPDGSGLVLAGHTHCGQIAWPWGGSPATMSRYGQRYACGVTRERGNMLVTSGGLGTSVLPFRLFTRPQIWLVTVGGS, from the coding sequence ATGATCCACCAGCCCGGCCAAGAGCAGCGACCATATCGCAAACGGAAGCGCAAGCTCGCACTCGCGATAACCCTTGCCCTGGCGGTCGGGCTGGCCGGGAAAGCCTGGTCCGATACGATGGCGGTGCCCGAAGTGGTCAGCGTGGCGTTCAGCACCCAATTGGGCTCTGCCAACCTGCCCGTGAGGATTGCGCTCCTGAGCGATATCCACGTTGCCGGCCCGGACATGCCGCCCTCCCGCCTTCGCGGGATCGTAAAGCAGGTAAATGCACTCAAGCCGGACTTGGTGCTGATAGCGGGCGACATGGTCAGCGAGAAGCGAACGGCGACGCAGCTGTATTCGGCGCAGGAGGCTATCGAGCCACTTGCCGAGCTAGTCGCCCCGCTGGGTGTCATTGCCGTACCGGGCAACCACGACCACTGGCTGGACATTGGCGAGGTGACGGAGGCCTTTGGGAAGGCGGGCGTTTCCGTCTTGGCCAATGACGCGGTGCAGGCTGGCCCGCTCGCAATCGCGGGCGTGGACGATGACTTCACCGGACGTGCCGACCTTGAACGGACGCTGGGCGCGGCACGCGGATTGTCTGGCCCGCTCATCATCCTGACGCACAGCCCGGATATCTTCCCGCAGGTTCCCGATGGCAGCGGCCTGGTGCTCGCCGGGCATACGCATTGCGGGCAGATTGCCTGGCCATGGGGCGGCTCCCCGGCCACGATGTCGCGCTACGGCCAGCGTTACGCGTGCGGCGTCACGCGCGAGCGAGGCAATATGCTGGTCACATCGGGCGGGCTCGGCACCAGCGTGCTGCCCTTCCGGCTCTTCACCCGGCCGCAAATATGGCTGGTTACCGTAGGAGGCAGCTGA
- a CDS encoding 1-deoxy-D-xylulose-5-phosphate reductoisomerase produces MTRTITILGATGSIGASTLDLVRRNREAWRVVALTANCSAEELGALAREFDAELAVVGDESCLPDLRAALGDARTETAGGAQALCEAASRPADMVVAGIVGTAGLAPVMAAVEQGGAIALANKEALVSAGEVLTAAVAKHGATLLPTDSEHNAIFQCLAGNRVEDVKRITLTASGGPLRTWSMAELDAATPEQAVAHPNWSMGAKISVDSATMMNKGLEYIEAFHLFPVGVERLSIVVHPQSVIHSMVEYRDGSTLAQLGPSDMRVPIASCLAWPQRMDTPMDSLDLAAIGQLTFEAPDEARFPATRLAREALQAGGAAPAVLNAANEVAVAAFLAGQVKFTQISSLVAQTLETAMPDAPATLDDVLAVDAEARARAGELLETA; encoded by the coding sequence ATGACCCGCACCATCACCATCCTCGGCGCGACGGGCTCCATCGGGGCATCCACGCTCGATCTTGTCCGGCGCAACCGCGAGGCGTGGCGGGTCGTTGCGCTGACGGCGAATTGCTCGGCGGAGGAGCTGGGCGCGCTGGCGCGGGAATTCGATGCGGAGCTGGCGGTGGTGGGCGACGAGAGCTGCCTGCCGGACCTTCGCGCTGCGCTGGGGGATGCGCGCACAGAAACCGCGGGCGGCGCGCAGGCGCTGTGCGAGGCGGCTTCCCGCCCGGCGGACATGGTGGTGGCAGGCATCGTCGGCACGGCGGGCCTCGCGCCCGTCATGGCGGCGGTGGAGCAGGGCGGGGCCATCGCGCTCGCCAACAAGGAAGCGCTGGTCTCGGCCGGCGAGGTGCTGACCGCTGCCGTCGCGAAGCACGGCGCAACCTTGCTGCCAACCGACAGCGAGCACAACGCCATCTTCCAGTGCCTCGCAGGCAATCGCGTGGAGGATGTGAAGCGCATCACGCTGACGGCCAGCGGCGGACCCCTGCGGACCTGGAGCATGGCCGAACTGGACGCCGCGACCCCCGAGCAGGCCGTCGCCCATCCGAACTGGTCCATGGGCGCGAAGATCAGCGTCGATTCCGCCACGATGATGAACAAGGGCCTCGAGTATATCGAAGCCTTCCACCTGTTCCCCGTGGGCGTGGAGCGGCTTTCCATCGTGGTGCATCCGCAGAGCGTCATCCATTCCATGGTCGAATACCGCGACGGCTCCACGCTGGCGCAGTTGGGGCCGAGCGACATGCGCGTGCCCATCGCCAGCTGCCTCGCCTGGCCGCAGCGCATGGACACGCCGATGGACAGCCTGGACCTTGCTGCCATCGGCCAGCTGACCTTCGAGGCGCCGGACGAGGCGCGCTTCCCTGCCACGCGGCTGGCGCGCGAGGCGCTGCAGGCGGGCGGGGCGGCCCCGGCGGTACTGAACGCAGCGAACGAGGTGGCGGTCGCCGCCTTCCTCGCCGGTCAGGTGAAATTCACGCAAATTTCGTCATTGGTGGCGCAGACCCTGGAAACCGCCATGCCCGATGCACCGGCCACGCTGGACGATGTCCTGGCCGTGGATGCCGAAGCGCGGGCGCGCGCGGGCGAATTGCTGGAGACCGCCTGA
- the uppS gene encoding polyprenyl diphosphate synthase yields MGDETGNRARHVAVIMDGNGRWAKRNHLPRAMGHRKGVEAVRALVRSLGSLGIECITLYAFSSENWKRPEEEVGDLMQLMRRFIKSDLPEFIANDVQLKILGDWRGLDADIVASLEDALERTSGGSRTVAVALNYGSQQEIARAAAKAALEGEVTTETISANLDTADLPPLDLLIRTSGEVRLSNFLLWQAAYAEMVFVDTLWPDFTVDHLKTALDDFANRERRYGGR; encoded by the coding sequence ATGGGAGACGAAACCGGTAATCGCGCGCGCCACGTCGCCGTCATCATGGATGGCAATGGCCGCTGGGCGAAGCGCAACCACCTGCCGCGCGCCATGGGGCATCGCAAGGGTGTGGAGGCGGTGCGCGCGCTGGTGCGCAGCCTTGGGTCGCTCGGCATCGAATGCATCACGCTTTACGCCTTCAGCTCCGAGAACTGGAAGCGGCCGGAGGAGGAAGTCGGCGACCTGATGCAGCTGATGCGCCGTTTCATCAAATCCGACCTGCCGGAATTCATCGCCAACGATGTGCAGCTGAAGATCCTGGGCGACTGGCGCGGGCTGGATGCCGATATCGTGGCCAGCCTGGAGGATGCGCTGGAGCGCACCAGCGGCGGCAGCCGGACGGTGGCCGTGGCGCTCAATTACGGCAGCCAGCAGGAAATCGCCCGCGCCGCGGCCAAGGCTGCATTAGAGGGTGAGGTGACGACCGAGACGATCTCCGCCAATCTCGACACTGCCGACCTGCCGCCGCTCGACCTGCTCATCCGCACCAGCGGCGAAGTCCGGCTGTCCAATTTCCTGCTATGGCAGGCGGCCTATGCGGAAATGGTCTTCGTCGACACGCTGTGGCCCGATTTCACCGTGGACCACCTGAAAACCGCGCTGGACGACTTCGCTAACCGGGAGCGGCGCTATGGCGGGCGGTGA
- the frr gene encoding ribosome recycling factor has protein sequence MAQYDKSDIERRMAGAVESLKGDFSGLRTGRANVSLLDPVVAEVYGSMMPINQVATVSAPEPRMLSVQVWDKSNVSAVEKGIAKANLGLNPMTDGQTIRLPMPDLNEERRRELAKLAGQYAEKAKIAIRNVRRDGMESLKEDEKKKEISEDDRKRSEEEVQKLTDKYVAEVDEVTDAKEKEIMTQ, from the coding sequence ATGGCCCAATACGACAAATCCGATATTGAACGGCGGATGGCCGGCGCGGTGGAAAGCCTGAAGGGCGATTTCAGCGGCCTGCGCACCGGGCGCGCCAATGTCTCGCTGCTCGATCCCGTGGTGGCCGAGGTCTATGGCTCCATGATGCCGATCAACCAGGTCGCGACCGTCTCCGCTCCCGAACCGCGCATGCTCAGCGTGCAGGTGTGGGACAAGAGCAATGTCAGCGCGGTGGAGAAGGGGATCGCCAAGGCGAACCTCGGCCTCAACCCGATGACCGACGGCCAGACCATCCGCCTGCCCATGCCCGACCTCAACGAGGAACGCCGCCGCGAGCTGGCGAAGCTGGCCGGCCAGTATGCGGAGAAGGCCAAGATCGCCATCCGCAACGTGCGCCGCGATGGGATGGAAAGCCTGAAGGAAGACGAGAAGAAGAAGGAAATCTCTGAAGACGACCGCAAAAGGTCCGAGGAAGAGGTCCAGAAGCTGACCGACAAATATGTCGCCGAAGTCGATGAAGTGACCGACGCGAAGGAAAAGGAAATCATGACACAGTGA
- the pyrH gene encoding UMP kinase, translated as MSEMPPVKRVLLKLSGEVLMGEQGFGIDPAFVLELAKEVKAAQETGLEICLVIGGGNIFRGMAGAAQGMDRAQADYMGMLATVMNALAMQSALEQLGVHTRVQSAVEMDQVCEPVIRRRAERHLEKGRIVIFAAGVGAPYFTTDSGAALRAAEMRCDALLKGTSVDGVYDSDPKKNAGAKRYDTVSYDRVLADNLRVMDASAVALCRDNDIPIVVFSIREKGNLARVLAGEGVQTIVKGEA; from the coding sequence ATGTCCGAGATGCCGCCCGTCAAACGCGTCCTGCTGAAACTTTCAGGCGAGGTGCTGATGGGGGAGCAGGGCTTCGGCATCGATCCGGCCTTCGTTCTGGAACTGGCGAAGGAAGTGAAGGCGGCGCAGGAAACCGGCCTTGAAATCTGCCTGGTCATCGGCGGCGGCAATATCTTCCGCGGCATGGCAGGCGCAGCGCAGGGCATGGACCGCGCGCAGGCCGATTACATGGGCATGCTGGCGACCGTGATGAACGCACTGGCCATGCAGAGCGCGCTGGAACAGCTGGGCGTACACACCCGCGTGCAGAGCGCAGTGGAAATGGACCAGGTCTGCGAACCGGTGATCCGCCGCCGTGCGGAACGGCACCTCGAGAAGGGCCGCATCGTGATCTTTGCTGCGGGCGTTGGCGCACCTTATTTCACAACCGACAGCGGCGCGGCCCTACGCGCAGCGGAAATGCGCTGCGACGCGCTGCTGAAGGGCACCAGCGTGGACGGTGTCTATGACAGCGACCCCAAGAAGAACGCGGGTGCAAAGCGTTACGACACGGTCAGTTACGACCGTGTGCTGGCAGACAATCTCAGGGTAATGGACGCCTCCGCCGTGGCGCTGTGCCGCGACAATGATATTCCCATCGTGGTCTTCTCGATCCGCGAAAAGGGCAACCTCGCGCGCGTGCTGGCGGGCGAGGGTGTGCAGACGATAGTGAAGGGAGAGGCCTGA
- a CDS encoding phosphatidate cytidylyltransferase, giving the protein MAGGDEKPLRKRDRFKAGMKRLTTVPLSVRTSDLPKRAASAMVMLAVAGAALWFGGWFLDAFIALIALATAWEFLRLVKRIGGPLAWRIVGMAAGLGYIGFAAWTLGEFPASKVAICVGIVVCVDTFAYFSGRTFGGPKIAPRISPSKTWAGLFGGALGATIFLAVAMQWDRLSCAWLQERGPEFVTVGAHQFGFIEPFCSYWTAEFSDYGLIALIGFVFASVAQAGDFLESWLKRKAGVKDSSNLIPGHGGVFDRVDGVIAVAFAVGVLGFVLT; this is encoded by the coding sequence ATGGCGGGCGGTGACGAAAAACCCCTCCGCAAGCGCGACCGCTTCAAGGCGGGAATGAAGCGCCTCACCACCGTCCCGCTCTCCGTCCGCACGAGCGACTTGCCCAAGCGCGCGGCGAGCGCAATGGTGATGCTGGCGGTGGCCGGAGCGGCGCTGTGGTTCGGCGGCTGGTTCCTCGACGCATTCATCGCGCTGATTGCGCTTGCGACGGCGTGGGAATTCCTGCGGCTGGTAAAGCGGATCGGCGGTCCGCTTGCCTGGCGTATCGTCGGGATGGCGGCCGGATTGGGCTATATTGGCTTTGCGGCTTGGACACTTGGTGAGTTTCCTGCTTCCAAAGTCGCAATTTGTGTCGGCATTGTCGTTTGTGTCGACACCTTCGCCTATTTTTCTGGACGCACCTTCGGCGGACCGAAGATTGCACCGCGCATTAGCCCGTCGAAGACTTGGGCTGGATTATTCGGTGGCGCGCTCGGCGCGACCATTTTTCTTGCTGTTGCCATGCAGTGGGATCGTTTGAGCTGCGCATGGTTGCAAGAACGCGGGCCGGAATTTGTTACCGTCGGAGCGCATCAGTTCGGTTTCATTGAACCCTTTTGTAGCTATTGGACAGCAGAGTTCAGCGATTACGGCTTGATCGCTCTGATAGGGTTTGTTTTCGCAAGCGTCGCGCAAGCAGGCGACTTTCTTGAAAGCTGGCTGAAAAGGAAAGCCGGTGTGAAGGATTCGTCAAATCTGATCCCCGGTCACGGTGGAGTCTTCGATCGCGTCGATGGCGTGATCGCTGTCGCATTTGCTGTCGGCGTGCTTGGCTTCGTGCTCACATGA
- a CDS encoding DUF1036 domain-containing protein — translation MKPVFRPAILASAAIAMAAASAAPASSQIPPGELENYFQIYACNKIDEPVRFAVTSGVSYNDWETIGWWTVQPGECKKVIWNRWIDMEKKQGQRALFIYGETDGILGGAIYKSWEGDGVEICVPRKDRKSFTNYRLEMRDGEPAVRKCDPLREKRVTTDTLETHPVEYTHAIYNFGKQ, via the coding sequence ATGAAACCTGTTTTCCGCCCAGCAATACTCGCATCGGCCGCCATCGCGATGGCCGCAGCGAGCGCAGCTCCGGCCAGTTCGCAGATCCCGCCCGGGGAACTCGAAAACTACTTCCAGATCTACGCCTGCAACAAGATCGACGAGCCTGTTCGGTTCGCGGTCACATCGGGTGTCTCCTACAATGACTGGGAAACCATCGGTTGGTGGACCGTCCAGCCGGGCGAATGCAAGAAGGTCATCTGGAACCGCTGGATCGACATGGAAAAGAAGCAGGGCCAGCGCGCGCTCTTCATTTATGGCGAGACCGACGGCATCCTCGGCGGCGCAATCTATAAATCCTGGGAAGGCGACGGCGTGGAAATCTGCGTTCCGCGCAAGGACCGGAAATCCTTCACGAACTATCGGCTGGAAATGCGGGACGGCGAGCCTGCCGTGCGCAAATGCGATCCCTTACGGGAAAAGCGGGTGACAACGGACACGCTGGAAACCCACCCCGTGGAATACACGCATGCGATCTACAATTTCGGCAAACAGTAA
- the rseP gene encoding RIP metalloprotease RseP: MFESTPVWMWVLGFLLVLGPLVTLHELGHYLVGRWFGVGAQAFSVGFGKELAGFTDKRGTRWKLSALPLGGYVQFKGDMNPASVGQADEEAEDATFGMGTPEALAEDEHRPVQGAGFHHAKLWQRALIVAAGPVMNLLIAIVIFAAFFAAVGKPAPVDPAETNVVRNFAQASAARDAGLEIGDRIVAIDGDPMVEFQNISDKVIMRPNKRMVLEIERDGKSFEIPVVTEAFLATDQFGNKSMIGRLGIFSNQITFEEVGVLESIALGWRECVRITRMMILGIGQIITGKRSVKELGGPIKISKYAGEQLSLGAMAFVSFAALISLNLAFINLLPIPALDGGHLAFYAAEAIRRKPASPRSMELAYRTGIALVLALMLFVTVNDIASLPVFGG, encoded by the coding sequence ATGTTCGAATCGACGCCTGTCTGGATGTGGGTCCTCGGCTTCCTGCTGGTGCTGGGGCCGCTGGTGACGCTGCACGAGCTTGGCCATTACCTCGTCGGGCGCTGGTTCGGCGTCGGCGCGCAGGCTTTCTCCGTCGGCTTCGGCAAGGAACTGGCGGGCTTTACGGACAAGCGCGGCACGCGCTGGAAGCTCTCCGCCCTGCCGCTGGGCGGCTATGTCCAGTTCAAGGGCGACATGAATCCCGCCAGCGTCGGCCAGGCCGACGAGGAGGCGGAGGACGCCACCTTCGGCATGGGCACGCCCGAGGCACTTGCCGAAGACGAGCACCGGCCTGTGCAGGGCGCAGGCTTCCATCATGCGAAACTATGGCAGCGTGCGCTGATCGTGGCCGCCGGGCCGGTGATGAATCTGTTGATTGCCATTGTTATTTTTGCTGCTTTTTTCGCGGCTGTTGGCAAGCCAGCGCCAGTAGACCCTGCCGAAACCAATGTGGTGCGGAATTTTGCGCAAGCGTCGGCTGCGAGAGATGCCGGACTTGAGATTGGCGACCGTATTGTAGCGATTGATGGCGATCCGATGGTCGAGTTCCAGAATATCTCTGACAAGGTCATCATGAGGCCCAATAAGCGCATGGTTCTGGAGATCGAGCGCGATGGGAAGTCGTTCGAGATTCCGGTAGTGACTGAAGCCTTTTTGGCGACCGATCAATTTGGGAATAAGTCGATGATCGGTCGGCTCGGTATTTTCAGCAACCAGATCACGTTCGAAGAGGTGGGCGTTCTTGAATCCATCGCTCTCGGTTGGCGGGAGTGCGTGCGCATTACCCGCATGATGATCTTAGGCATCGGCCAGATCATCACGGGAAAGCGCAGCGTGAAGGAGCTGGGCGGCCCGATAAAGATTTCCAAATACGCCGGGGAGCAGCTCAGCCTCGGCGCAATGGCCTTTGTCAGCTTCGCCGCGCTCATCTCTCTTAATTTGGCATTCATTAACCTGCTGCCAATCCCCGCCCTCGATGGTGGGCACCTGGCATTCTATGCGGCGGAAGCGATCCGCCGGAAGCCTGCCAGCCCCCGATCGATGGAATTGGCGTATCGCACCGGGATCGCACTTGTGCTGGCCCTGATGCTGTTTGTCACGGTGAACGACATCGCCTCGCTGCCCGTGTTCGGCGGCTAG
- the bamA gene encoding outer membrane protein assembly factor BamA, producing MSRRAKTIKATRYATALLGCTALAGMPLGVSAQDAPATQAQPAETQAQPAQNPPAPAAQDMTVRTIAVAGAQRLEPQTIVSYIQLQPGMEYTAAVADQVLKDLAATELFADYSITFDNGNVVIRVVENPVINRIVLEGNKKIKDDKILPEIKLAPRQIFTRSKVRADVTRIIELYKRQGRFAATVEPKMVQLSQNRVDVVYEITEGPKSKVRAINIIGNEAFSDGDLKGEMITQEAGLLKIFSSGTSYDPDRLAFDQQKLRQFYLTEGYADFRVVSAVAELTPDKKDFIITYVVEEGERYKFGEVKVDSRIRDFDSTRLTAGLPMETGEWYNAKTVEDTVEQLSETAGAFGYAFADVRPEFERNPETMTMDITFTINESDRTYVERVDINGNTLTQDKVIRREFRVAEGDAFSSLGVKRTTARINSLGYFQENFEVTQVEGSSPDRIVLEANVQEQATGELSLSAGFSSLESFIFQGSIRQRNFRGRGQTIGLSANYSRFSQSASLSFTEPYVFDKNISAGIDIYRKDYNNGYFDRDSATFEQSTTGFQLRAGLPLTEYSSVLARYTLNIDDITVDESLYFADFDGDGISSCEPLLVGRYLCDAIGSRTSSILGLSFIYNATDNRIRPTRGQAGSVSLDVAGLGGSVRYARLTGNAAKYWNFGSGFIFSLSLETGVIKGLKDRGANADDVLLNDRFFLGEPQIRGFDIRGVGPRVVRRFYTQDGNGNTVLTPIDDERQSSTDALGGTGFYLGRAEVEIPLGSGARELGLRPSAFIDVGAVFGLKTPQLVNSPFPAGLFIPSRDENGNELFREDTLDNMGNVVSSDVVTNPLDPGGNPNTPLGRRLPPFVEEFYGNSPSPRVSIGIGVNWNSPFGPFRIDVAYPLLKQEGDETKIFSFNVGTQF from the coding sequence ATGAGCCGCAGGGCCAAGACCATCAAAGCCACCCGTTATGCAACCGCCCTGCTGGGCTGCACCGCGCTTGCGGGCATGCCGCTTGGGGTGTCCGCACAGGATGCACCGGCAACGCAGGCACAGCCTGCCGAGACGCAGGCCCAACCTGCACAAAATCCGCCGGCTCCCGCCGCGCAGGATATGACCGTTCGCACGATTGCCGTGGCAGGTGCGCAGCGCCTCGAGCCGCAGACCATCGTCAGCTACATCCAGCTTCAACCCGGTATGGAATACACGGCTGCCGTGGCCGACCAGGTGCTGAAGGACCTTGCCGCGACGGAGCTGTTTGCGGATTATTCGATCACCTTCGATAACGGCAATGTCGTCATCCGCGTGGTGGAAAACCCGGTGATCAACCGTATTGTCCTGGAGGGCAACAAGAAGATCAAGGACGACAAGATCCTGCCGGAAATCAAGCTGGCCCCGCGCCAGATCTTTACCCGGTCCAAGGTTCGCGCCGACGTCACGCGCATCATCGAGCTGTACAAGCGCCAGGGCCGCTTCGCCGCCACGGTCGAGCCGAAGATGGTCCAGCTCAGCCAGAACCGCGTGGATGTCGTCTACGAGATCACGGAAGGGCCCAAGTCCAAGGTCCGCGCCATCAACATCATCGGTAATGAGGCATTCTCCGATGGCGATCTGAAGGGCGAGATGATCACGCAGGAAGCCGGCCTGCTGAAGATTTTCAGCAGCGGCACCAGCTATGACCCGGACCGCCTTGCTTTCGACCAGCAGAAGTTGCGCCAGTTCTACCTGACCGAAGGTTATGCCGACTTCCGCGTCGTTTCCGCCGTTGCGGAGCTGACGCCGGACAAGAAGGACTTCATCATCACTTACGTGGTGGAAGAAGGCGAGCGCTACAAGTTCGGCGAAGTGAAGGTCGACAGCCGCATCCGCGATTTCGACAGCACGCGCCTGACCGCGGGCCTGCCGATGGAAACCGGCGAGTGGTACAATGCCAAGACCGTTGAAGACACTGTCGAGCAGCTGAGCGAGACGGCTGGTGCATTCGGCTATGCCTTTGCCGATGTCCGCCCGGAATTCGAACGCAATCCCGAAACGATGACGATGGACATCACGTTCACCATCAACGAATCCGACCGGACCTATGTCGAGCGTGTCGACATCAACGGCAACACGCTGACGCAGGACAAGGTCATCCGCCGCGAATTCCGCGTGGCAGAGGGCGATGCCTTCAGCTCGCTGGGCGTCAAGCGCACCACGGCCCGCATCAATTCGCTGGGCTATTTCCAGGAAAACTTCGAGGTTACGCAGGTCGAAGGCTCCTCGCCCGACCGGATTGTGCTGGAAGCCAACGTGCAGGAGCAGGCGACAGGCGAACTCTCGCTCTCGGCGGGTTTCTCCAGCCTTGAAAGCTTCATCTTCCAGGGCTCCATCCGCCAGCGCAACTTCCGCGGGCGCGGGCAGACGATCGGCCTCTCGGCGAACTACTCGCGGTTCTCGCAGTCCGCATCGCTGAGCTTCACCGAGCCTTACGTGTTCGACAAGAACATCTCCGCCGGTATCGATATCTACCGCAAGGACTACAACAACGGCTATTTCGACCGCGACAGTGCGACGTTCGAGCAGTCCACCACCGGCTTCCAGCTGCGTGCCGGCCTGCCGCTGACAGAATACAGCTCGGTCCTGGCCCGTTACACGCTGAATATCGACGATATCACCGTGGATGAGTCCCTGTATTTCGCCGACTTCGATGGCGATGGCATCAGCAGCTGCGAACCGCTGCTGGTGGGCCGTTACCTGTGCGATGCGATCGGTTCGCGGACCAGCTCGATCCTCGGCTTGTCGTTCATCTACAACGCGACGGATAACCGCATCCGCCCGACGCGTGGCCAGGCCGGCAGTGTCAGCCTGGATGTGGCCGGCCTCGGTGGGTCCGTCCGCTACGCACGCCTGACGGGTAACGCTGCGAAGTACTGGAACTTCGGCAGCGGCTTCATCTTCTCGCTCAGCCTGGAGACGGGCGTCATCAAGGGCTTGAAGGATCGCGGTGCCAATGCTGACGATGTGCTGCTGAACGACCGTTTCTTCCTTGGCGAGCCGCAGATCCGCGGCTTCGACATCCGCGGCGTCGGCCCGCGCGTGGTGCGGCGCTTCTATACGCAGGACGGCAACGGCAACACGGTCCTGACGCCGATCGATGACGAGCGCCAGAGCTCGACCGACGCCCTTGGCGGTACCGGTTTCTACCTTGGCCGTGCCGAGGTGGAGATCCCGCTGGGCAGCGGTGCGCGTGAACTGGGCCTGCGTCCGTCCGCCTTCATCGACGTGGGCGCCGTCTTCGGCCTCAAGACGCCGCAGCTGGTCAACAGCCCGTTCCCCGCCGGCCTGTTTATTCCCAGCCGGGATGAAAACGGCAACGAGCTGTTCAGGGAAGACACCCTAGATAACATGGGCAATGTCGTGAGCAGCGATGTCGTGACCAACCCGCTTGACCCGGGTGGCAATCCCAACACGCCGCTCGGACGTCGCCTGCCGCCGTTCGTGGAGGAATTCTATGGCAATTCGCCTAGCCCCCGCGTCTCGATCGGTATCGGTGTGAACTGGAACTCGCCGTTCGGCCCGTTCCGGATCGACGTCGCCTATCCCCTGCTGAAGCAGGAAGGCGATGAGACCAAGATATTCTCCTTCAATGTAGGAACGCAATTCTGA